From the bacterium genome, the window TTGTTCCGCGCCGTGCGTGTCGGTGGCAACTACCGGCGCTCGCTCGACCTTCTGGCCCGGGCAAAGACATGGGGACGACGTGGCCTTACGAAAAGCGGCATAATGGTTGGCCTCGGTGAAACGCGCGACGAGGTGCGTTCGACCATGCGCGATTTGCGCGAGGTCGGCTGCGACATTCTAACTATCGGACAGTACTTGCGGCCGGGCAAGGACTACTTACCGGTCGTTCGTCACTATGACCCGCGCGAGTTTGCCTTGTTCAAAGTCGAAGGACTTGAGATGGGGTTCCGCTATGTCGAGTCGGGGCCGCTCGTCCGCAGCAGCTATCACGCCGACGAACAAGCGGCGGCGATCGGACGTGAGGGGCAATAGACGTATGAGAGCCTCGACGGCGACCGGTGGAGCCGAAGTACGCGCGCCGATTGGTGACCGGTTTCCCGAAGTCCTGACGCGCGAAGCCGTGGAGTTCGTCCTCGCGCTGCACCGCGAGTTCGACGAACGCCGCCGCGCGCTGCTCGCCAGGCGCGCTGAGCGCTGTGCGGAGATCGCCGCCGGACGCCTTCCGGATTTTCTCCCTGAGACGCGCGCGATCCGAGAGGCCGCGTGGAGCGTGGCTCCCGTACCGCGCGATCTCGAGGACCGCCGGGTCGAGATCACCGGGCCGGCCGATCGGAAGATGATCATCAACGCCCTCAACTCGGGGGCGAGCACCTTTATGGCGGACTTCGAGGACGCCAACGCCCCGACGTGGGACAACGTCATCGACGGTCACGTAAACATCATGGACGCCGTCCGCCGGACGATCGCCTACACCGGGCCGGACGGCAAAGCGTACCGGCTCGGCGAAGAGACCGCCACGCTGATCGTGCGGCCGCGCGGCTGGCACCTGCCGGAGACCCACGTGTACTTCGACGGACGGCCGGCTTCCGGCAGCCTGGTCGACTTCGGTCTGTATGTGTTTCACAACGCCCAGGCGCTGCTCGATCGCGGCACCGGCCCGTACTTCTACCTGCCCAAACTGGAGAGTCATCTCGAGGCGCGGCTCTGGAACGACGTCTTTGCGTTCGCCGAGGAGGCGCTCAGGATTCCGCGAGCGAGTATCCGAGCCACGGTGCTGGTCGAGCATATTCTCGTCGCGTTCGAGATGGAAGAGATCTTGTACGAACTCCGCGACCGCTCGGCGGGGCTCAACGCCGGCCGGTGGGACTACATTTACAGCATCATCAAGACGTTCCGCGAGCGGCCGGAGTTCGTGCTGCCCGACCGGTCGCAGGTCACGATGACCGTGCCGTTCATGCGCGCGTACACCGAGCTGCTGGTCAGCACCTGCCATCGCCGCGGCGCGTACGCGGTCGGCGGGATGGCGGCGTACATTCCGACGCGCCGCAATTCCGAGGTCAATCGCCAGGCGCTCGCCAAGGTCCGCGACGACAAGATCCGCGAGGCGACGGACGGGTTCGACGGCACGTGGGTGGCGCACCCCGGGCTCGTGGACGAGGCGATGCGCGCGTTCGACGGCGTGCTCGCGGGGCGCCGGCAGCAGCTTGCGCGGACGCGGGACGACGTGCGCGTTGCAGCGCGCGACCTGCTCGACGTGCGCGTGCCGGGCGGAACGATCACGGACGCCGGCCTGCGGACGAACGTACGGGTCGGCATCGAGTATCTCGAATCATGGCTGCGCGGCACGGGCGCCGCGGCGCTGTACAATCTGATGGAGGACGCCGCCACCGCCGAAATCGCGAGATCGCAGATCTGGCAGTGGGTCCGCCACAGCGCGCACCTAGACGACGGCCGGCCCGTGGCCGCGCGCCTCGTGCGGGCGGTGGCCGACGACGAACTGCAACGGATCCGGCAGTATCTCGGCCACGCGTTCGACCTCCGCCGCTTCGGGGAGGCGCGGGCGATCTTCGAGCGTGTCGCCCTCACCGACCCGTTCGTGGAGTTTCTGACGATTCCGGCGTACGAGCATCTCGCGTGACCCAGGAGGGCAAGGCGATGGTGAACGAGGTCAGCACGCGGATCGACGAACAGGCGGCGATTCTGGCGCGACGTTGGGCCGCCGACCGCCGGTGGGGGGGCATCCGCCGGCCGTATGACGCCCGCGACGTGGTCCGCCTGCGCGGCTCGGTGGACGTGCAGTACAGTCTTGCCGCAGCGGGCGCGGCGCGCCTGTGGCACCTTCTCCACACCGAGGAGTACGTGCCGGCGCTCGGTGCGTTGACCGGCAACCAGGCGGTGCAGATCGTCCGAGCCGGCGTGCGGGCGATCTATTTGAGCGGCTGGCAGGTGGCCGCCGACAACAATTTGGCCGGCGAGATGTATCCCGACCTCAGCCTCTATCCGGCGACCAGCGCGCCGTCCCTCGTGCGGCAGATCAACAACGCCCTGCGCCGCGCTGATCAAATCGAGTGGGCGGAGGGTCGGCTGCGCCGCGATTGGCTGGCGCCGATCGTCGCCGACGCAGAGGCCGGCTTCGGCGGGCCGCTCAATGCCTTCGAGCTGATGAAACAGATGATCGAGGCCGGCGCCGCCGGCGTGCACTTCGAAGACCAGCTCGCTTCTGAGAAGAAATGCGGCCACATGGGCGGCAAAGTGCTCGTGCCCACAGCCCAATTCGTGCGGACCCTCACCGCGGCGCGTCTCGCCGCTGACGTGTTCGGCGTGCCGGCTGTGCTGATCGCGCGGACCGACGCGTTGGGCGCGACCCTGCTCACGAGCGACATCGATCCAGAGGACGGACGGTTCCTCACGGGCGAACGGACGCCGGAGGGCTACCACATCGTGACCCCCGGCCTCGACGCGGCAATCGCGCGGTCGCGAGCCTACGCGCCGTACGCCGATCTGTTGTGGTTCGAGACGGCCCGGCCGGACCTCGCGGAGGCCCGCCGGTTCGCCGAGGCGGTGCACCGCGACTTCCCGGGCAAGCTCCTCGCCTACAACTGCTCGCCTTCCTTCAACTGGAAGCGTCATCTCGACGACGCGACGATCGCCAGCTTCCAGCGCGAGCTCGCGACGATGGGCTACAAGTTTCAGTTCATCACGCTCGCGGGATTCCACGCGCTCAACGCGTCGATGTTCGAGCTGGCGCGCGGATACGCCGAGGCGGGCATGCCCGCATTCGTGCAGCTGCAGGACCACGAGTTTACGCTGGAGCGGCACGGCTACACTGCGACGCGCCACCAGCGCGAAGTCGGCGCTGGCTACTTCGACGCGGTGTCCGAAGTGATCGCGGGCGGGGCCAGTTCGACGCTTGCGCTGCGCGGGTCGACGGAAGAGGAGCAGTTCTCGGCCGACGATGCCGCCGCAGCGGAGGCCACGGTCGAGGCTGGCGAGGAGTAGCAATGAGCGGCCCAACTTCCACCCGACCGTCCCTTGGACATCGAATCCCACGACATTGAGCAGGCAGTCGGGGGATCCGCAATCGACACAACGAGTCGGTCTGAGGAGCTCGGTATGAGAGTTACCGATATCGAGACACTCTCTTGCGATGCGGGGTGGAGAAACTACCACTTCGTCAAACTGACCACGGACGCGGGGATCGTAGGCTGGAGCGAATTCGATGAGTGGTACGGGTCTCCGGGCGTCACAACTGTCATCGAACATCTCGCCGGGCGCGTAAAGGGACAGCCCGTCATGGCCCACGAGCGAATTCATGCCGAGCTCTACGCCGCTACCCGGATGGCGAATCGGGGCGTCGTGGGTGAGGGCATCGGGGCCATCGAGAACGCTCTATTAGATGCAAAAGCAAAAGCGTTACAGGTGCCCTGCTATCAGCTCCTGGGTGGCAAGCTGCGCGACCGCGTCCGCCTCTATTGGTCACACTGCGCGACGTGGCACATTCTGCATCCGCGATTCTACCCGCCGGCGATCACAAACTTAGAGGGTACCGAAGCCACCGCGGAGCAAGTCCGAGCGCGGCGCTTCACCGCATTGAAAACGAATATGTTCATATACGAGCAGGGGTCGGTCCGCGGCTGGCATCCCGGATTTGCGCACCCGTTCGTGCCCGAACTCACCGTAGACAAGACGGTAAGGCGAAATCTGCGAGCCCATCTGGAGGCCCTTCGGTCCGGTGCCGGACCGGACATTGAAATCCTGCTCGACCTCAACTTCAATGCAAAAACTGCAGGTTATCTCGAGATCCTCAGCGATGTTGCGGATCTCGATCTATCGTGGGTCGAAATTGATACCTACAGCCCCAAAGCGCTTGCGTATATCCGCGCTCGCAGTGCCCACCCTGTGGCGTCCTGTGAGACGCTGTTCGGACTTCGTGACTTTCTGCCGTACTTCCACGAACACGCGATGGACATCGCTATCGTCGACGCGGTGTGGAACGGAGCATGGCAGACGATGAAGATTTCGGCTGCCGCCGAGGCGTACGAAACGAATGTGGCGCTGCACAACTTCTACGGTCACTTGAGCACCATGATCAACGGTCACATCGGCGCAGCTATCCCGAATCTCCACATCCTTGAGTATGACGGCGATCGACTGTCGTGGGATGCGGAGCTGTTCACACATGTGCCGGAAATCGACGACGGCCACCTCATCGTCCCGGATAGGCCGGGGTGGGGCACCGAGCCGAACGAAGACGCGATCCGACGTCGTCCACCCCAAGCGCGGTCCGGCACGATGACCATCAGCACCTAGGCTCTGAAGCCCACCAATGACTCTGTCGCGGCAGATTACGGTCCAGACCGGCGCTCGGCTCCGCTGCAAAGGGTGGCGGCAAGAATCCATCCTGCGTTTGCTCGAGAACAACCTCGTAAACGCCGAACGTCCCGAGGATCTCGTCGTGTACGGGGGTGGATCCAAGGCTGCACGGGACTGGGAGAGTCTCGATAAGATCGTACGCTCTCTCCACTGCCTGGAGACCTGCGAGACACTCGTCATTCAGTCCGGGAAACCCATTGGCATTTTTGAGACGGGGGAGAACGCCCCTCTCGTTATCATGTCAAACGGGACAACCATTACTGCGACCCAGGAGGAGATAGCGAACTTACGGCGACGTAATCTCACGATTCACCCGGGCATGACCGCGGCCGCATGGCAGTACATCGGCAGCCAGGGGATCATCCAGGGCACGTACGAGACCTTTATGGCCGCTGCGCGGCGATTCTTTGGTGGGAGCCTGGTGGGCCGAACTATTCTCACGGCAGGCTCGGGTGGCATGGGCGGTGCTCAACCTCTGGCCGGCGTACTGGCAGGCGCTGCAATTCTCGTCGCAGACGTTCGCCTCGATCGTTTGGCCCGCCGCGCGCGAGAAGGGTATCTCGAGCGACTCGCGCCGACGGTGCCGGAAGCTGTTCGCCTGTGGATGTTGGCTGCCCGGGAGCGTAGAGCTGCCTCGATCGGCGTCGCTGCCAACATCGTGGACGTGCTGGAGCATTTCGAGCGTCACAGCATCGTTCCGAACATCGCCACGGATCAGACGACACCGGATCCATTGTTGGGCTATGTCCCTGCCGGCATCAGCGGGGAAGAGTGTGATCGTCTCGCATGGACGGATCCCGGGAAATTGATCGACCTAGCGGGAGCGACGCTGGCTCGGCACGTTCAGGGCTTGTTGGCACTAATGCGCAAAGGGACGGTCGTGTTTGAGTACGGCAACGGCTTGCGCGAGCGCGCTCTGGCCAACGGGGTTGCGAACGCGTTTGATATCCCCGGATTCGTTGATCTGTTCATTCGCCCCATGTTCTGCGAAGGGATCGGCCCGTTCCGTTTCATCGCGATCGAAGGCCATCCCGACACAATCTTCCGAATCGACGAAGCGTTGATGGAGATGTTTCGGGACGTGCCGCGGATTACGGAGTGGCTCACGAAGGCATCCCGTGTCAAGTTCACAGGGTTGCCCGCTCGAGTCTGCTGGCTTGGGCACGGAGAGCGCACGGAAGCCGCGCTGGCCGTGAACGATCTCATCGAAAAGGGGGACATCGCCGGCCCAGTGGCGTTGACTCGAGATCATCTGGACTCTGGAAGTGTCACGTGCCGCTTTCGTGAGACGGAGAACATGCGGGATGGTAGCGATTGCATCGCCGATTGGCCGATTCTGAACGGTCTGCTGGACGCCATCGCGGGAGCCGATCTCGTCGCGATACACGAGGCCTACGGACGTTCGCTAAACGCGGGCCCCACGGTCATCGCGGATGGAACGGCGCACGCTCGGGAGCGCATCCGACGCGTGATGCACGCAGATACGGGGCTCGGCGTGCTCCGCCATGCCGATGCGGGGTACGAGACCGCCATTGCCGCCCGGAATCGGCATCAGCTTGGGCTCGACGTACGATTGGCCAGACATGACGACACGCCCACGACTCCGCAGTGAGAACGCTAACGACTGGAGATGTTGAGGCTGCCGTGTACGGGGGCCTCGTGTTGGGGGCCGGAGGGGGAGGCCTCGAGGAGGGCCTACGGCAGGCTCAAATGGTGCTTGAGTTTGGCCAGCCAAGGCTGGCGGATCTGGATGATTTCGAGGACGGCGACTTGGCGATCGTGACGACCGGCGTTGGTGCTCCCGGAGGGCACACAAGCAGTGTCTTTCCGAGGGACCGGCTGCGCGCCTTCGAGTTGATCCGCGCGGCCATCGCCCAACGCGAGGACACCCGAAACGGGAGACTCGTCGGCACAGTGATGGGGCACCCGAGTGCGCGTGTGGCGACGTCGTGGCTGCACGCTGCGCTTGACCCGAACATTGTGGTACTCGATTGCGCGACGAACGGTCGCGGCCACCCGTCCGTGCGGATGGGCGGAATGGGATTGGCTTCGCGCCTCGACGTTGCGATCTTCCAAGCGGCAGTGGGCGGCACCCTCGCTGACCGCGGTCGCATGGAATTGGTGGTCTGGGGGCCGCTTGCGTTGACGTCCGATGTCGTCAGACGCGCTTCCGATGTGCTGGGCGGAGGCATCTCCGCGTGTCGAGGTCCGGTTTCAATTGGCTTCTTGCGCACGGCCGCAGCCGTCGGTTCGGTCAGCATGAGCATTCATCTTGGCCGAGCGATGATCGCCGCGCTCGGTCGGGGACCCGACGCGTTCATTGACGCGATCGTGTCGACGCTGAACGCGAACGTTGTGCTGGCGGGATTGGTGACGGAGCAGACCGTTCGCCTCCGGGGAGCGTACGACGTCGGTTGCGTCGTGGTGGCGGACGGCGGCCACGTCGCAGAGCTTGGCGTGGTGAACGAGTTCCTCACGCTCGATGTCGACGGAATTCGAATGTCGTCCTTCCCCGACCTGATCGTGCTTCTATCGCAGAAGGACGGTATGCCCATCGGCATTACTGCGTTGAAGCGCGGGGACCCGGTGATTATTGTCACCGTCCCGCATGCTTCGATACCACTTGGCGCGGGCGTGTGGGACGTACAAGCCTACCGAGGGGTGGAGGAACTGCTCGATCGCGAGTTGGTTCCTCCCGCATGTCGACGAGATTCGGCGGCGGATGGTCACGCAGAAGGCACAGAAAGCGCTCGCCGATCTTAGAGAGGAGATGACGCTACGCCGATGATACCGCCTCATGCGATTCCTGGGCCGTCTTCGTCTTCGGCGCGTCCAGCCGAGGCAGGAGTGAGGCCCTCGAGGATGCGAGCGATTATTGCCCGGCGCATGCTCGACAGTCTCAAATCAACCGCCCAATTGACTTTGACGACTGAAGTGAATATGGAGGAGGCCGCCCGACTGCGAACCGAGGTCGGACCGGAACTCGCGCGACGTCACGGCATTCACCTCACCTATACCGACCTCATCGTTCGGGCGGCAGCATTGGCGCTGCGGGCGCATCCTCGTCTGAACGCACGATGGGAAGACGAGGGGATCCGGCGCCTTCCGGACATCCATGTCGGGTTTGCCGTGGCGCTCGACGAAGGACTCATCGTCCCCGTGGTGCGCCACACCGATCACGCGACGCTCCAGCAAATTTCCGCGTCGATTCGCGACCTTGCCGAACGGGCGCACGCCAATCGACTGCGGCCGGAAGAGGTACGCGGCGGCACGTTCACGGTCACAAACCTCGGCATCTACGACGTTGACGCGTTTACGCCGATTCTTAATCCACCCGAGGCCGGCATTCTGGGGGTAGGCCGAGTGCGCCGGTGCGCCGTCGTCGCGGCCGAGCAGATTGCCCCAAAGCTGACAATGGTATTGTCTTTGACGTTCGACCACCGGATTGTAGATGGAGCACCGGCTGCACAATTCTTGCAACACGTCAAATCGATTCTTG encodes:
- the aceB gene encoding malate synthase A, with product MRASTATGGAEVRAPIGDRFPEVLTREAVEFVLALHREFDERRRALLARRAERCAEIAAGRLPDFLPETRAIREAAWSVAPVPRDLEDRRVEITGPADRKMIINALNSGASTFMADFEDANAPTWDNVIDGHVNIMDAVRRTIAYTGPDGKAYRLGEETATLIVRPRGWHLPETHVYFDGRPASGSLVDFGLYVFHNAQALLDRGTGPYFYLPKLESHLEARLWNDVFAFAEEALRIPRASIRATVLVEHILVAFEMEEILYELRDRSAGLNAGRWDYIYSIIKTFRERPEFVLPDRSQVTMTVPFMRAYTELLVSTCHRRGAYAVGGMAAYIPTRRNSEVNRQALAKVRDDKIREATDGFDGTWVAHPGLVDEAMRAFDGVLAGRRQQLARTRDDVRVAARDLLDVRVPGGTITDAGLRTNVRVGIEYLESWLRGTGAAALYNLMEDAATAEIARSQIWQWVRHSAHLDDGRPVAARLVRAVADDELQRIRQYLGHAFDLRRFGEARAIFERVALTDPFVEFLTIPAYEHLA
- the aceA gene encoding isocitrate lyase, with protein sequence MVNEVSTRIDEQAAILARRWAADRRWGGIRRPYDARDVVRLRGSVDVQYSLAAAGAARLWHLLHTEEYVPALGALTGNQAVQIVRAGVRAIYLSGWQVAADNNLAGEMYPDLSLYPATSAPSLVRQINNALRRADQIEWAEGRLRRDWLAPIVADAEAGFGGPLNAFELMKQMIEAGAAGVHFEDQLASEKKCGHMGGKVLVPTAQFVRTLTAARLAADVFGVPAVLIARTDALGATLLTSDIDPEDGRFLTGERTPEGYHIVTPGLDAAIARSRAYAPYADLLWFETARPDLAEARRFAEAVHRDFPGKLLAYNCSPSFNWKRHLDDATIASFQRELATMGYKFQFITLAGFHALNASMFELARGYAEAGMPAFVQLQDHEFTLERHGYTATRHQREVGAGYFDAVSEVIAGGASSTLALRGSTEEEQFSADDAAAAEATVEAGEE
- a CDS encoding mandelate racemase/muconate lactonizing enzyme family protein, whose amino-acid sequence is MRVTDIETLSCDAGWRNYHFVKLTTDAGIVGWSEFDEWYGSPGVTTVIEHLAGRVKGQPVMAHERIHAELYAATRMANRGVVGEGIGAIENALLDAKAKALQVPCYQLLGGKLRDRVRLYWSHCATWHILHPRFYPPAITNLEGTEATAEQVRARRFTALKTNMFIYEQGSVRGWHPGFAHPFVPELTVDKTVRRNLRAHLEALRSGAGPDIEILLDLNFNAKTAGYLEILSDVADLDLSWVEIDTYSPKALAYIRARSAHPVASCETLFGLRDFLPYFHEHAMDIAIVDAVWNGAWQTMKISAAAEAYETNVALHNFYGHLSTMINGHIGAAIPNLHILEYDGDRLSWDAELFTHVPEIDDGHLIVPDRPGWGTEPNEDAIRRRPPQARSGTMTIST
- a CDS encoding urocanate hydratase, yielding MTLSRQITVQTGARLRCKGWRQESILRLLENNLVNAERPEDLVVYGGGSKAARDWESLDKIVRSLHCLETCETLVIQSGKPIGIFETGENAPLVIMSNGTTITATQEEIANLRRRNLTIHPGMTAAAWQYIGSQGIIQGTYETFMAAARRFFGGSLVGRTILTAGSGGMGGAQPLAGVLAGAAILVADVRLDRLARRAREGYLERLAPTVPEAVRLWMLAARERRAASIGVAANIVDVLEHFERHSIVPNIATDQTTPDPLLGYVPAGISGEECDRLAWTDPGKLIDLAGATLARHVQGLLALMRKGTVVFEYGNGLRERALANGVANAFDIPGFVDLFIRPMFCEGIGPFRFIAIEGHPDTIFRIDEALMEMFRDVPRITEWLTKASRVKFTGLPARVCWLGHGERTEAALAVNDLIEKGDIAGPVALTRDHLDSGSVTCRFRETENMRDGSDCIADWPILNGLLDAIAGADLVAIHEAYGRSLNAGPTVIADGTAHARERIRRVMHADTGLGVLRHADAGYETAIAARNRHQLGLDVRLARHDDTPTTPQ
- a CDS encoding DUF917 family protein, with protein sequence MRTLTTGDVEAAVYGGLVLGAGGGGLEEGLRQAQMVLEFGQPRLADLDDFEDGDLAIVTTGVGAPGGHTSSVFPRDRLRAFELIRAAIAQREDTRNGRLVGTVMGHPSARVATSWLHAALDPNIVVLDCATNGRGHPSVRMGGMGLASRLDVAIFQAAVGGTLADRGRMELVVWGPLALTSDVVRRASDVLGGGISACRGPVSIGFLRTAAAVGSVSMSIHLGRAMIAALGRGPDAFIDAIVSTLNANVVLAGLVTEQTVRLRGAYDVGCVVVADGGHVAELGVVNEFLTLDVDGIRMSSFPDLIVLLSQKDGMPIGITALKRGDPVIIVTVPHASIPLGAGVWDVQAYRGVEELLDRELVPPACRRDSAADGHAEGTESARRS
- a CDS encoding dihydrolipoamide acetyltransferase family protein; amino-acid sequence: MIPPHAIPGPSSSSARPAEAGVRPSRMRAIIARRMLDSLKSTAQLTLTTEVNMEEAARLRTEVGPELARRHGIHLTYTDLIVRAAALALRAHPRLNARWEDEGIRRLPDIHVGFAVALDEGLIVPVVRHTDHATLQQISASIRDLAERAHANRLRPEEVRGGTFTVTNLGIYDVDAFTPILNPPEAGILGVGRVRRCAVVAAEQIAPKLTMVLSLTFDHRIVDGAPAAQFLQHVKSILERPYLLLLPPTPGSQVPTPEHHSSRTGVAQSG